The genomic window acattttaaatactaagtataatgaataataataaatataataagtttataaATCCTCGTATAAATCATTTGAATTACAGTTTCCATACATCGCTTACTTTTACCGAATATAACTAGTTTTTATCTATATAAAAAcgaaagtatataaaatattagctaaataataaaacatgcgTAACATTACAGGCAATAACTATCCTAAAATAgagtgattttaaaattttaataaatataaccaattaaggtattttttaaatattttaagaaataatagcTCTCTATTTTTTGCACTCCTATGCTTTATAAAGAAGATTCTATGTGCTTATTCATTGTGATTTGGTTTTTTTGCTGTtcgaattcattttaaatagattatacattatatgttttttaagcTAATTGATGTTATCTGCATTtccaatgaactttctgacgattcAAGATGTGGATAATAGCGTCGACTTCTGCGTTAGCTTTTAGATGCTTTCCTTAATGTTGAGCAATTTTAtgttttcgattaggctattcGGTATTATTTCTGTTGTTGACATAATAATTGGAATTGTCCGCACTTCTCTCATTTGTCTTCGTATCTGGTGTTCTAGAATCTAGATCCCTATACTTAACAATCTTTTCATTAGGTTTTGCTCTTAGGTTGTTACTATTAaatagctacatcaataagggttgtcttcctagaaattttatcgattaTTAGGTCAGGCCTATTGTTACTTACTCGTTGGTTTGTAAGCACACCGCGatcccaatacaatttgtgttgctcattttcaagaactgatttcggcttatagttataatatagctcttgatgcagtatctttACAACTAGATAATATCATTCTTTATATTCCGttggtgcaaaagtttgacatccacCGATGAGATGCTAAATAGACTACGTTGTCTCACATCCATACCAACATCTGTGACTTTGTACCGTTAGGTCACCTACGATaatcttttaacaatttcttGTTGATATTACTTCATCTTGGATAGACACAAGAAACTCTTTAGTTTCGGGGAAAAGCTATCCCGAAATCAACGTTTTCCCATCCAAACTTGCATATTTTCTTGCTTGGTgctatttttttgttgctgGTGCGATGTTATTGTGCATGGGCAGCTGGCATGAAGCATGAAGCAAGTTTCTGCTATTAAGACTTGTTTTAAGGAGTTGTCGCATTCTTGTAATGAATTTAGTAGTCAGCTCATTCTTTATAGTTCTATGAGCCGATTTTCAGCGTGGAAGGGTTCTTAGTTGGTATTTACCAATGCGTTTCTGCGATACTGGTTTTAACCAAAATGTGAATGAAAACGTGACGTCACGGATCAGCTGTTTGGCGTTTGGTACTTACCAATTATTACCCGGTTTTGGTCTTGGTTTAAACTTTCGATTATACGGTCCAGAAGAAGGCTATACTTATGCAAAATTGATTGAGAATTGCGATATGATGTGCGTCCTGTATATATTAAGAAACATAAATACTAATTAGTTTTAAATGATTAAGGAAAACAAGTAGTAAAACGCTacttagtaaaaaaagttaaattaaaggaGAGAAAATTTGAAATCAATTCCGGAATCTTATTGCCGGTAATAAGATGTTTCAGGACCCATGCAACTTTACATGACCATTATACATAATTTGTTTTAGATTCAATAAAAGCATCTTTATTCGagagaaaaaaatcgacttaattttttaatctaacAGAAAAGAAAAGACAAAAACATAAACTCTTTAATTCCTAATAACCAATTCATTTCAGCGACTGTTTCtttaaatcagaatttttaagtGGTGGGGGAACAATACGTTACACTTACCAGTCAAAGTTGTCGACCAAAAGGGTAACCGCGGTTCTTACCAATTCAACGCTGAAAATCGGCTATGGTCTATTCGTGCGCCTGCTTCATTCCTAGATATTTGTAGGCTTCTTCTCCGTTTTCTGTTTGAAAGTCACCTGGTTGTAGTTTACCCTTAATAATGTTCACAGTTCGGCACTTATCCAGTGTAAAGGCCATTCCTATATCATCAGAgttttttccactattttaagcATCTGATCTAGTTGATTTCAAGTTGCCGCAAGAATTTTTATGTCATCCGTATAAAGTAGATGGTTACTCTTATTAGTTCtctattatcatttttttttggccaaatccGTACCTAGCTGAATTAAGTTGGCTCGAGAGTGGATTCATGGCAAGGCAGAACCAAAGTGAACTTAAGGAAATCCCTGAAATAATATATCCCTACGAATAGGAATTATATTAGTTCGAATGCAGTTACCATTAGGCATCTGAAGTTTTATTGATGTTCGCCAGGATGCCATAGTGAattgtaaaaagtaattttctattttgtaccatttaagtacattaataagTCATTTATGTATGTGGAACTGCATCAAAAGCTTTTCGGTAGTCAATGTATGCTGCGAAAAGGTTTCTCTTGTTGTTAAATGCCTGATTGCAAACTACGGAGTCGATAATTAGTTGTTCTTTACACCCCATGGCACCTCTGATACATCCTGTCTGTTGAGCCGCTATAATGCTATTTTGTTCACAATGTCTGTAATGTAAGATGTATTTAGTTTATAGAGTGTGGGTAAGCATGCTATTGACCGATATTTAGCCCAATCTTGAGTTTTGGCAGTACTTGGACAAGAGGTAAGTGGTACCTTCTGTTAAAAATTTGGGCAAATTCTGAGGATTCAGAGCCTAGAGCTTTCCAGTTATATAGCTTTTTTATGACATTAGTGACTTCGtcaactgaaaataaaacgccaTTGGATTATATTTTTGACACTTTGCTCGTTCTTTAGTCAGTCATTCAGCGTCGAGATTTCATGCACTAGGTGTTGTTAATTGAGTGCTCTTCGATGTTTTCTTTAGTAGGGTAAATGCTAATGGCAGTGTTGGTTGGAGAAGTGTCGTTAAGCTATCGATAGAATTGCTTAGCGACctgaaaaaaatagataattttgtTTAAGGGTGTCTAGGCATTGTTCCGGAGTATAGTTTTCTGGGTTCTGCTGTGTATATTATTGGGTCTGACGCATAATTTCCTCTACTTTTTCTTGTACTTTTCTGGTTCTGATACCTTTGATATATTCCTTTAGCTGACCAATGTCTTTTCTAATATCTTCAATCTTTTTTTATAGCCTCCTTTCCCATAGCGGTCCTTTCCCATCCCGGTCTTTCATTACGTATAACACTTTgctggttatttattatttttaatcccaGGGTTTTAATAACAGCGATAGCCGCAGAGTAGATTATTAGCTGTTCAAATGTCGTAACTGTAAGTATGTAATCAGGTATAATTAAGTTAGCAGCATTAAAAAGGCCATTTGTGGGAAGAGCTAACTCTAGGAAGagctgtattattattattaaaataggcCACAACGCAATCGGAAACCTCCGGATAGACTTCCATATGACTAATATTGATTTGTATACTCGTACAATTTTGTGCAAATTGTATTATGTGTGTATTATTAGGATATATTTTCTACTAGTGCAATTGTGCGTTGTATCCataaattattcataatttatttcagtACATATACACTCCTGAATAGTGAAAACATGAGggttaacaataaaataaaccaaataacCTTATCTAAAATCTAAGGCGGACTTCCAATaagataaactaataaaaactaGATCTTACAGCTAAAACTAACATAAAACCTAAGTGAACGCCCCAAAATAATCGAACTAGTTGTACCTGAACTGTCTTTACTCACCTAAGTAAACATAGCTTAAGATGTGATGTAAAAAAGCAGGCTGTAGTAAACCGTGATCACATGTATCGATATTCCTATGTATTACTCCTTCCTATTAATTTATGACAATGACATTTCAGCTGACGTGAAGTCAAATTAATCACAAACAGAAAAACAACAACAAGGGTAAGTTTTTTGGTTAAGTTTGTAATGTTTAGGATTCTagttttaatatctttaaaaacctttaaactCTCTTAATATGACTTCGGGAATCATACCAACACTTCCCACTGTTTACAATCGGATCTTGACCAAATTCCCGCAAAACATAACATTTTGTTTCGCCTATGGTTCTGGTGTAAAAAAGCAGCTTAACAATGACACTAAACAGAACATGATCGACCTTATTTTTGCTGTAAAAGATCCCGTTACTTGGCACGAAACTAATTTGAGAATAAATCCTTCACACTATAGTGGTCTTAAGTTTTTTGGTCATGAATTTATTGCTCGATATCAAATAAACATTGGTGCCAAAGTATATTATAACACCTTAGTGCAAGTGGATGAAAGTCTTGTTAAATATGGCGTTGTATCCACAGAAGACCTTATCACTGACCTTCTAGAATGGTCCCAGTTATATTTGGCAGGCAGACTGCATAAACCTGTAGAAATAATCCAAAATCCTCTGGATGCAGATTTGGAAACAGCTTTACAACTTAATTTGCAGTCAGCAGTGCATGCGGCTCTTCTAGTTCTCCCAGAATCATTTAGTGAATATGAATTTTATCATACTATTTGCAACTTAAGTTATTTAGGAGACTTTCGTATGATATTTGGAGAGAACAAAAATAAGGTGGATAGCATTGTCCGAGCTCAAATGTCTGGCTTTAGAAAGCTTTATAagccatttttattaaatctgcaTGATTATATTGATTTTCCCATGTTAAAAGAAGATAATTGTGATCCTTCTGTATATTGTGCCCAAGACCTTAGTCCCTTGGCAAGGCTTCATCATCTAAACCAACTACCAAGACTGCCCCAAAAGCTTCTAACAAGATATTGGAATAAAGGCAATTTTAGGCAGGATACAGAAGATGTTTTAAGAGCTATAGCTTATGATCCAGATTGTGGAATGATTGTCAGCCAAAGAATAAATGAGATTGTCTGGAAGTCTTCTGTTAGACAAAGTTTAAAAGGAATTTTAACTGCAGGGGTTTTTAAAAGTCTACAATATAGTAgtagaaagattaaaaaaatgtttaaatcataattttaagaATCAATTTTGTATGAAGTACTAAAtatacagtttatttatttataagtttaatatatagcatttatcaataatatttacttCTTTGTTTTAAACACCCTTACATGATTACTTTTCTTAGCAAAGAAGTTATGTCAAAGATTATTAactcttaaattaatatctaattcattttttattattacagagCACAATACTAAACTTTGTTTCTCTAAGACATACATAAAACTTCAGTATGGAGTCATCTGATGATACAAATATAATTGGACCACTTTTACCAACtcatttaaaaagaagaaattgcCAAATAGGTCCTGCTTTGCCTCCTCACTTAAGTAGTAAGTTGGATTGCTCAGAAATAAATTATGAAGAAGAGTGTTCAAGTATTGGGCCACAACTTCCTCCACATTTACAGAAGAGAAGACATTCACAAGGGGAAAGTGATATTACTGAAAAGGAACTCCATATTGGTCCACAATTACCTCTTCAGGCAGGGAAAAGTTCTATATATGTTGGTCCTCAATTACCTCCTCATTTGCAAAATAAATCTGAATACTTAGAAGATAAAGAACATATTCATGCAGGTCCCCAATTACCACCACAACAGCTTCCAGAAGAAAATTCTGGAATCTATGGGCCACAATTACCCcctcatttattaaataatctcTCAGCAAAACCCAACAGTTCTCAGGATGAGGATAAACCTTCCAAAACTGTTGGTCCTCAGTTACCCCCACACTTAAGAAAACAACTGGAGATAGAAGCTGAAAACAGTCAAGAAAGTGAAGAAGTTGATGATTCAGCATATGGTCCAATGCCTGTGgggatttcaaatatttcagcTGCAGAAATTGCGCTTGAAGAAAGAGCAATTCAAATGCAAATTGATAAGTTAACTCCTCAGAGTAAAGAGCCTGTTAGAGAAGAATGGATGACAGAGCTGCCTGAGGCTAGAGCAAGAAGCTTAGGATTAGGATCTAGACAGTTTAGGAAGAATGCAGCTCCTGATATGTCTGATAGGTATGTGAGAGGAACTTGTTTTAAATAGTTATGAGTTTTGTGAAGGGAAaatgttgatttatttttttctcaaaaatcttgtataatttaagtacattattGGAAATTTGAAGGTCTTCTTGGACAACAGTAGCTGGTgaaaaaccaaaagaaaaaaagaaagacaaCCTAGAAGACTTGAGAGCAGAAGCAGAGCAGAAACAACAAGAAAAAAGAGATAAGGAGCAAGCTTTAGAGGCAAAGAAACATAAAAGGAAATCAAAGAGTTTAGTGGAGATGcaccaagaaaaaattaagagaaaagaTGCTGTAAGTTCTAACATagtctatttatttatacttatataaaagttattaaatagtattaaggTAAAAGACCCCATAGTTGGCTAGGAATATTTCAGAATCACtttgatttttaacattttttttaataggttaTTTCatatcacaaaacagttttaccactaaccaaacctctattttattctcgacatgTGTTTCACTAATGATGCTAGCATCTTCAGAAGAATTAAAACAGTTTGTGATTTGaatgtcacaccaaaggttccaaccataggactattagattattttgtgtttatgttttttatggaattttGTATTTCCGCTATGGTAAAAATGTCTtcattaattagttttaagtcaatataatttctttttaatgaatCCAAATTACCCAATAGTTGAAAATGTCAATAAACACATTTCTTGATAGTATTTTGAACTAAAAGCTGATATTTCAAACAtaactatttcatttttgaatctAAACTAAGTATCTTAAAACTATATCAAAATACAGTTATTAGTGATGTATAATATGATAAACAGATTTTTGAAAAGCTTTGACATACAccaaatctatttttttaagtttctttttaatatcataccATATAACCAAATAATGATCAAAGACTCATTCAAGAAATCCCAGAATACTTGTAATATGatgatattaaatatctcataattataattatagttAATAACTTTAGTAAAATACACATAAAGGAAAAACTAGATTTTggaacaaaacatttttgataaatgataccttaaaattaaacagAAGATTTATAGAAGTAATGATTGGAACAAACAAAGCAGTCTTCCAaacacaaaattcatttttacatTAAGTGCAGCAGCTGAATCCAAAGATCACAgcaataaatggaaaaataattataaaaatttaaaaagaatagaaTCAATCAAACTCAGCTAATGAACAAATAAACCTGTGggtttcacttttttaaaattttcttttgtttgattctttttctgcaattttttaaccttttaatttGATTAGTAATTCTTTCTGTTTTCTtcctctcttttttttttatttgtaatattcttGCCATTCTTTGGAAGTTACTActgttgaaatttttttgttttttttgattgGTATTGGCTCTGGCCATATAAGTGCTCTCTTAAAAGGCGATAGTATTATAGTTGTACCTTTCTTTTGAATTTTACCCAGAGGTTTTTATATTAGATGACCGttaggtatttttaaagatGTTCTTTCACTTTATTATCATAGATTAGTGCCGATAGTTGTTTATCATTTTTTGCATCAATTAATAATTCCTCTTTTGTTGTTAATTTCTCACTTTCTCCGTTGTTTTGATCGTTTCTGTCTTGGTTGACATATGCTGTCATTCAAGTCTTTCCCAAGATTCCTTTCTCAACTTTTTAGTTTCTATTCAATGTTTTTATACAGTTCGAAAAGAGGAACGGGATATTGCCACCTTTCTgttgtttttaaattgagaGTTTTTGTCTTTTTCTATTTGGGTTTTCCAT from Anthonomus grandis grandis chromosome 13, icAntGran1.3, whole genome shotgun sequence includes these protein-coding regions:
- the LOC126744152 gene encoding phosphatidate cytidylyltransferase, mitochondrial; translated protein: MTSGIIPTLPTVYNRILTKFPQNITFCFAYGSGVKKQLNNDTKQNMIDLIFAVKDPVTWHETNLRINPSHYSGLKFFGHEFIARYQINIGAKVYYNTLVQVDESLVKYGVVSTEDLITDLLEWSQLYLAGRLHKPVEIIQNPLDADLETALQLNLQSAVHAALLVLPESFSEYEFYHTICNLSYLGDFRMIFGENKNKVDSIVRAQMSGFRKLYKPFLLNLHDYIDFPMLKEDNCDPSVYCAQDLSPLARLHHLNQLPRLPQKLLTRYWNKGNFRQDTEDVLRAIAYDPDCGMIVSQRINEIVWKSSVRQSLKGILTAGVFKSLQYSSRKIKKMFKS
- the LOC126744151 gene encoding GPALPP motifs-containing protein 1; translation: MESSDDTNIIGPLLPTHLKRRNCQIGPALPPHLSSKLDCSEINYEEECSSIGPQLPPHLQKRRHSQGESDITEKELHIGPQLPLQAGKSSIYVGPQLPPHLQNKSEYLEDKEHIHAGPQLPPQQLPEENSGIYGPQLPPHLLNNLSAKPNSSQDEDKPSKTVGPQLPPHLRKQLEIEAENSQESEEVDDSAYGPMPVGISNISAAEIALEERAIQMQIDKLTPQSKEPVREEWMTELPEARARSLGLGSRQFRKNAAPDMSDRSSWTTVAGEKPKEKKKDNLEDLRAEAEQKQQEKRDKEQALEAKKHKRKSKSLVEMHQEKIKRKDAGMSSNERRPFSRDVDLQVNKFDDAQKKAIMKKAQLLDDRFSSGKSKFL